One Sphingobacteruim zhuxiongii DNA window includes the following coding sequences:
- a CDS encoding fatty acid desaturase family protein yields the protein MSTVVKFNNVNALFSKSLKQKVNHYFQEESINKTGNRLLIVKAIILLSSLFLIYSILIFVQPHWIVSVVLCLLLGVNLAAIGFNIMHDAGHNSFSENKAINTILSYSLNLLGGNIFLWKLKHNIAHHTYTNIDGEDHDIEIKFMRIHHDQPLKEHHRYQHLYFIFLYSISYLAWIFYQDYEKYFRQRLSISSEKFNFPINERIIFWISKIIHFTLFVVIPIIFVGWIPTLVGLCLTSIVCGICLATVFQLAHVVDETEFKTLVDERVEAQWMIHQLQSTANFATDSRVLTWLLGGLNFQVEHHLFPKVSHIHYPKINEIVKATCLEYNVKYNEYPTFYAAFQSHIKVIKAMSK from the coding sequence ATGAGTACCGTAGTAAAGTTTAACAATGTCAATGCATTGTTTTCGAAATCATTGAAACAAAAAGTCAACCATTATTTCCAAGAAGAATCGATCAATAAAACAGGTAATCGGCTATTAATAGTAAAAGCAATCATCCTTCTTTCTTCTTTATTCCTAATCTATTCAATTCTTATATTCGTTCAGCCACATTGGATAGTCAGTGTTGTGTTATGCCTTCTATTGGGGGTTAATTTAGCCGCTATTGGATTCAATATTATGCATGATGCTGGACATAATTCGTTTTCAGAGAATAAGGCAATAAATACGATCCTTTCCTATTCTTTAAATTTGCTAGGCGGGAATATCTTTTTGTGGAAGTTGAAGCATAATATAGCGCACCATACATACACCAATATCGATGGTGAGGATCACGATATTGAGATAAAATTCATGAGAATTCACCATGACCAACCGCTAAAAGAACATCACAGATATCAACATCTGTATTTTATATTTCTTTATTCGATTTCATATTTGGCGTGGATCTTTTATCAAGATTATGAAAAATATTTTAGACAGAGGTTGAGCATATCATCAGAAAAATTTAACTTTCCAATCAATGAAAGAATAATTTTTTGGATTAGCAAAATTATTCACTTCACGTTGTTCGTCGTGATCCCCATCATCTTTGTTGGCTGGATTCCAACCCTTGTAGGCTTATGTTTAACTAGTATCGTCTGCGGAATTTGTTTGGCCACCGTATTTCAACTAGCGCATGTCGTTGACGAAACTGAGTTTAAAACCCTGGTTGACGAACGTGTTGAGGCACAATGGATGATACATCAATTGCAATCTACGGCGAATTTTGCTACCGATAGCCGGGTGTTAACTTGGTTGCTTGGGGGATTGAATTTTCAAGTTGAGCACCATTTGTTTCCAAAGGTCAGTCACATTCACTATCCGAAAATTAACGAAATTGTTAAAGCGACTTGCCTAGAATATAATGTGAAATATAATGAATATCCCACATTCTATGCTGCTTTCCAATCGCATATAAAAGTGATAAAAGCTATGTCGAAATAA
- a CDS encoding TrkA C-terminal domain-containing protein produces MEADVPERYVGRSIQEIGFREHYDILVLTILKKTERDSLIGKSKIVTTVLRGIPKPDTVLQQGVIIVIYGDNRNIKEFLKL; encoded by the coding sequence GTGGAAGCTGACGTTCCTGAAAGGTATGTTGGCCGTTCAATCCAAGAAATTGGGTTCCGGGAACATTATGACATTTTGGTACTTACCATACTCAAAAAAACAGAGCGCGATTCATTGATTGGAAAAAGTAAGATCGTGACTACGGTCTTACGTGGAATACCAAAACCAGACACTGTATTGCAACAAGGTGTAATCATTGTGATTTATGGCGATAACCGAAACATTAAGGAATTTCTAAAACTTTAA
- a CDS encoding DEAD/DEAH box helicase, giving the protein MDFKNIGIIAPILKAIAELGHTSPTEIQKQSIPPVLSGKDIIGCAQTGTGKTGAFSIPMLQLLSSEQNKGKHPRALVLAPTRELALQIAQNIKGYSKHLPIEYAVIYGGVKQGKQVAQLRKGVDIIIATPGRLLDLLNQGIVNLSSVQKLVLDEADNMLDMGFINDIKKILKLIPSKRQTLLFSATMPKAIRKFANEILNQPVEINVTPETFTAEKVSQSVYFIDKGQKVKLLTRMLLDGKNTQTLVFMRTKHGADRLSKSIGKSGIQSACIHGNKSQNARENALLSFKNGKINVLIATDIAARGIDIKELPQVINYDLPADSETYVHRIGRTGRAGKEGKAVSFCSDDEKPMLLKIQKLIGFSVPVAQKIK; this is encoded by the coding sequence ATGGATTTTAAAAACATCGGGATTATAGCGCCCATTTTAAAAGCTATCGCAGAGTTGGGGCATACGTCTCCTACCGAAATACAAAAACAATCTATCCCTCCAGTCCTTTCAGGCAAGGATATCATTGGTTGTGCGCAAACAGGAACAGGTAAGACGGGAGCTTTTTCAATCCCGATGTTGCAATTACTATCTTCAGAACAAAATAAAGGTAAACATCCAAGGGCCTTAGTATTGGCTCCTACCCGAGAATTGGCCTTACAGATCGCTCAAAATATCAAAGGGTACAGTAAACATCTTCCGATTGAATATGCAGTTATTTATGGGGGTGTTAAGCAAGGGAAACAAGTAGCGCAGCTTCGCAAGGGTGTGGATATTATCATCGCAACTCCAGGAAGATTGTTGGACCTTTTAAACCAAGGAATTGTAAATTTAAGTTCAGTTCAAAAGTTGGTGCTAGATGAAGCAGACAATATGCTTGATATGGGCTTTATCAACGATATTAAAAAGATACTTAAACTCATTCCGAGTAAAAGGCAAACGCTGTTGTTTTCCGCAACAATGCCTAAAGCTATTCGAAAATTCGCCAATGAAATTCTGAATCAACCCGTGGAGATCAATGTTACTCCGGAAACATTCACTGCTGAAAAAGTAAGCCAATCTGTTTATTTTATCGATAAGGGTCAAAAAGTAAAGCTATTGACTAGAATGTTACTCGATGGGAAAAATACACAAACGCTGGTGTTTATGCGGACAAAACATGGTGCTGATCGTCTATCAAAGTCTATTGGGAAAAGTGGAATCCAATCGGCATGTATTCATGGTAACAAGTCTCAAAATGCTCGTGAGAACGCTCTATTATCGTTTAAGAATGGCAAGATTAACGTTCTTATTGCGACAGATATTGCAGCACGTGGTATTGACATCAAAGAACTTCCACAAGTTATTAACTATGATTTACCAGCAGACTCCGAGACTTATGTTCATCGGATTGGCCGAACGGGACGTGCAGGAAAAGAAGGTAAAGCGGTCTCATTCTGTAGCGATGACGAAAAACCTATGCTATTAAAAATCCAAAAGCTAATAGGCTTTTCGGTTCCAGTAGCGCAA
- a CDS encoding alanine/glycine:cation symporter family protein produces MLQKIVDNIYNLVWSDVLVYLCLLTGTYFTIRFRLPQLRYLNEMIRLLFSGKASSKGISSFQAFSLAISGRVGTGNIAGVATAIGMGGPGAIFWMWVIAFVGSASALVEATLGQLYKQEINGEYRGGPAYYIRYGLKNKAFAIIFAVVTIVSTGFLLPSVQSNSIAVAMDTAFGTSGFVTAGLLIMLMGLIIVGGVKRIGKVSELVVPFMAGIYILMALVIIGINYQDIPSVFSLIFRSAFGLDATFGGIVGAAISWGVKRGIYSNEAGQGTAPHAAAAEVNHPFKQGLVQGFSVYVDTLFVCTATALMILFTGQYNVQSADGNFIIENLKGIEMGPTFTQMAVSRHFPLLGSSFVAISLAFFAFTTIMAYYYIAETNVNFLFQEQKNSLYIWGLRFLLLVSIFQGCITTASTAWQLGDIGVGLMAWLNMLAILLLHKKVVLLEQDYAMQKSVGQNPRFYNKTYNIPNVPIWEPKK; encoded by the coding sequence ATGCTGCAAAAAATCGTTGATAATATCTATAATTTAGTTTGGTCAGATGTATTGGTTTACCTCTGTCTTTTGACAGGAACCTATTTTACAATTCGTTTCCGTTTGCCTCAATTGCGCTACCTCAATGAAATGATTCGTCTATTATTTTCAGGTAAAGCATCGTCAAAAGGCATTTCATCTTTCCAAGCTTTTTCCTTGGCAATATCTGGACGGGTAGGAACAGGAAACATTGCTGGAGTAGCGACAGCCATAGGGATGGGAGGCCCAGGAGCAATATTTTGGATGTGGGTCATTGCCTTTGTTGGGAGTGCCTCAGCCCTTGTCGAGGCCACATTAGGTCAACTATATAAACAGGAAATTAATGGCGAATATCGAGGCGGTCCAGCTTATTATATTCGCTATGGCTTGAAAAACAAAGCTTTTGCTATAATTTTTGCAGTTGTAACCATCGTAAGCACAGGATTCTTATTACCTAGCGTCCAATCAAACAGCATCGCTGTAGCCATGGATACCGCATTTGGCACTTCAGGATTTGTAACCGCTGGGTTATTAATCATGCTCATGGGACTCATTATAGTTGGAGGGGTAAAACGCATTGGGAAGGTTTCTGAATTGGTCGTTCCTTTTATGGCAGGTATTTATATTTTAATGGCACTCGTGATCATTGGCATCAATTATCAAGATATTCCATCCGTATTTTCTCTGATTTTCCGATCTGCCTTCGGCTTGGATGCTACCTTTGGCGGAATCGTCGGAGCGGCCATTTCTTGGGGTGTAAAAAGAGGAATTTACAGTAACGAAGCTGGGCAAGGCACCGCACCGCACGCTGCTGCGGCCGAAGTAAATCACCCATTCAAGCAGGGGCTTGTTCAAGGATTTTCGGTTTATGTCGACACACTGTTCGTATGTACCGCCACGGCCTTGATGATATTATTTACGGGCCAATACAACGTTCAGAGTGCAGATGGTAATTTTATCATTGAAAATTTGAAAGGTATTGAAATGGGCCCCACATTTACCCAAATGGCCGTTTCTCGGCACTTTCCGCTATTAGGAAGTTCTTTTGTAGCGATTTCCTTAGCATTTTTTGCATTTACTACCATTATGGCGTATTATTATATCGCCGAAACAAATGTTAACTTTCTATTCCAAGAACAAAAGAACAGCCTATATATTTGGGGATTACGCTTCTTGCTATTAGTTTCAATTTTCCAAGGCTGTATAACGACAGCATCTACAGCATGGCAATTGGGCGACATCGGTGTTGGGTTGATGGCCTGGCTCAACATGCTTGCAATTCTATTACTCCATAAAAAAGTAGTTCTTTTAGAACAAGATTATGCAATGCAAAAAAGCGTAGGTCAAAATCCCCGATTTTATAACAAAACTTATAATATACCAAATGTTCCTATTTGGGAACCTAAAAAATAA
- a CDS encoding ISAon1 family transposase N-terminal region protein yields MIFIQMHESFNALMPLIIPEGVSDYFEMTHYSKEDKRLDIFLEELNTTPEEYQGQKLISKGFFDPITLQDFPIRGMQVYLHVKRRRWLNQDTDKVVYRNWELVAKGTRITQDFAAFLKGISGQSGT; encoded by the coding sequence TTGATATTTATACAGATGCACGAATCTTTCAACGCTTTAATGCCCTTAATTATTCCCGAAGGAGTTTCCGATTATTTTGAGATGACCCACTATTCCAAAGAAGATAAAAGACTGGACATCTTTTTGGAAGAACTCAACACTACACCTGAAGAATATCAAGGCCAGAAGTTGATTTCCAAGGGATTTTTCGACCCCATTACCCTTCAAGATTTTCCTATTCGTGGCATGCAGGTCTATCTTCATGTCAAGCGCCGTAGATGGCTCAACCAAGATACGGACAAAGTAGTTTACAGAAACTGGGAATTAGTAGCCAAAGGAACGCGCATCACACAGGATTTCGCAGCTTTTTTAAAAGGTATCAGCGGACAGTCAGGCACATAG
- the nhaA gene encoding Na+/H+ antiporter NhaA gives MPQLINLNVFRNFLRSSNAGGTLLFFAVIISLIVANSSFAQPLQQLLDRQLGFENEPINLKYSILLWINDGLMAVFFLMVGLEIKREIVEGELSSPKKASLPILCALGGAVVPALVYLSLNAESETASGWGIPMATDIAFALAVISLLGNKVPASLKIFLAALAIVDDLIAILVIAFFYSSGIETTYLGYAAIALAVLIAMNRLNIQNPYLYLIPGVFVWYFVHHSGIHATIAGVLVAMTIPTNDTDIESPLERLEHALVKPVNLLIIPIFAFANTNITLESSMVQGLTSSLGLGISLGLLLGKPVGILLTAFLCQKLKLSTLPENSTWRHILGVGLLAGIGFTMSIFIALLSFESVIHIAEAKLAILLTSLLAGTVGYLVLRSGKNWNTTSGTASK, from the coding sequence ATGCCTCAATTGATTAACCTCAACGTATTTAGAAATTTCCTCCGTTCTAGTAATGCAGGAGGTACCTTGCTATTTTTCGCTGTCATTATTTCTTTGATTGTAGCCAACAGCAGTTTTGCTCAACCTTTGCAACAACTACTTGATCGACAATTGGGATTCGAAAATGAGCCGATTAACTTAAAATATTCCATCCTCCTATGGATAAACGATGGATTGATGGCCGTCTTCTTCCTAATGGTAGGGCTGGAAATCAAACGAGAAATTGTCGAAGGAGAACTTTCTTCACCTAAGAAAGCCTCTCTACCCATATTGTGCGCATTGGGGGGAGCTGTTGTTCCAGCATTAGTCTATTTAAGCTTGAACGCCGAATCTGAGACCGCGTCGGGATGGGGAATTCCAATGGCGACAGATATCGCATTCGCTCTAGCCGTAATCAGTTTGCTCGGCAACAAGGTGCCAGCTAGTCTGAAAATATTTTTAGCTGCTTTAGCCATTGTTGACGACCTTATCGCGATTTTAGTCATCGCGTTTTTCTATTCGTCGGGTATCGAGACAACGTACCTTGGTTATGCTGCAATAGCATTAGCCGTATTAATCGCTATGAACAGACTAAACATACAAAATCCTTACCTTTATTTAATTCCAGGGGTTTTTGTATGGTATTTTGTTCATCACTCGGGTATTCATGCAACTATAGCAGGTGTATTAGTAGCCATGACCATCCCTACCAACGACACGGACATAGAATCACCGTTAGAACGACTGGAGCATGCATTGGTAAAACCTGTTAACCTGTTAATCATCCCTATCTTTGCCTTCGCAAATACAAATATTACCTTAGAAAGTTCTATGGTACAGGGCTTAACTTCTTCTTTGGGATTGGGAATATCCCTAGGCTTATTATTAGGTAAACCTGTCGGGATTTTACTCACCGCTTTTCTATGTCAAAAATTAAAGCTGTCTACATTACCTGAAAATTCAACTTGGAGACATATTCTTGGAGTTGGATTATTGGCTGGTATAGGCTTTACGATGTCGATTTTTATTGCCTTGCTATCATTTGAATCTGTCATACATATTGCGGAAGCAAAATTAGCAATTTTGCTCACTTCGCTGCTCGCGGGTACTGTTGGATATTTAGTTTTGAGGTCTGGTAAAAACTGGAACACCACCTCTGGAACCGCAAGTAAATAA
- a CDS encoding cold-shock protein, producing MQEGKVKFFNNTKGFGFITPNDGGDDLFVHSTGLRDDIRENDHVTYNVERGQKGLNATNVRIA from the coding sequence ATGCAAGAAGGAAAAGTTAAATTCTTTAACAACACAAAAGGATTTGGATTTATTACACCAAATGATGGTGGAGATGATTTATTTGTACACAGTACAGGATTAAGAGACGATATTAGAGAAAATGACCACGTTACCTACAATGTTGAAAGAGGCCAAAAAGGTCTTAACGCAACGAACGTACGTATAGCATAA
- a CDS encoding ISL3 family transposase translates to MSASKLRRYYRNKLSGFQDWEHRENARNGLIFPQNVSAHLSIDETCLSHGELYTVVTNKETRGKKGTIVAILNGTKSENIIPILQKIPQRLRNKVQEITLDLAGNMGLIAKRCFPNAVQVIDRFHVQQLATEALQEIRIKHRWQAIDDENQAIDQARKNKETFFRKSYPTMTPSNSYLQEADTCFIKVNINGLPSKEKGLLYYLSDIPILKRRTGYPKNSLGYSTPP, encoded by the coding sequence ATATCGGCCAGTAAACTAAGGAGATACTACCGCAATAAGCTGAGCGGTTTCCAGGATTGGGAGCATCGCGAAAATGCACGAAATGGATTGATCTTCCCACAAAATGTCAGTGCCCATCTTTCTATTGATGAGACCTGCCTATCTCATGGCGAGCTCTATACCGTTGTCACCAACAAAGAAACACGAGGTAAAAAAGGGACCATTGTAGCCATACTGAACGGCACAAAATCAGAGAACATTATCCCGATCCTTCAAAAGATCCCACAGAGATTACGCAATAAAGTTCAAGAGATAACGCTTGATCTAGCCGGTAATATGGGATTGATAGCCAAAAGATGTTTTCCCAATGCTGTTCAGGTAATAGACCGTTTCCATGTTCAGCAACTTGCTACCGAAGCGCTTCAGGAAATAAGGATAAAGCACCGCTGGCAGGCCATTGACGATGAAAACCAGGCAATTGACCAAGCACGAAAGAATAAGGAAACCTTTTTCCGGAAGTCCTATCCAACAATGACACCATCAAACAGTTACTTGCAAGAAGCCGATACCTGCTTTATAAAAGTGAACATAAATGGACTTCCGAGCAAAGAGAAAGGGCTGCTGTACTATTTGAGCGATATCCCGATATTGAAAAGGCGTACAGGTTATCCCAAGAACTCTCTTGGATATTCAACACCACCATAG